TGAGGAAATAGAAGAATGACTGTGTCAGACAGCCCACAAAGGAAATGGTCTTCTTCCCTGTGATAAAATTTACTAGCATCTTAGGCATGACTGTGGAAGTGATCATGAGTTCCAAGAATGAGAGGTTACTCAAGAAAAAATACATGGGTGATTGAAGGTGGTGATCAGTCAGTACTAATGCAATTATTATGGAATTACCTGTAATCGTTAGTACATATACAAAGAAGAAGGCGATGAAAAACAGAATTTCTAGGGAGGGAGTACTCTGAAATACCGAAAGGATAAATTCAGTCACAATTGTTTTATTACCTTCTTCCATATTTTAGTGCATCGTATTTCCTAGGGGTGAAAAATGGGTTTGGGAAAGGagaatgaaaataaattattctgAGAGTGTGAAAGAAGTAGCATTTATCAGTCATTGCTTGCATCCATACTAACCTTGGAAGTTTCCTGTGATCCAAAGAATCTTCTACCGGAGGAACAAGCTGGAGGAAGGTTTCATTGTTGAAAGAACTGAACTTTTGGATCCAACACCTTATTCATTGTTTGGTACTGTAGAGCTTGGTAATTCTCCATGTAGAAGTAGAATGGTAGTGCTTTTTTCAGGATTGTCCTATTTCAAAGTGAAGATGAGCTTTCGGATGCCCCTGcacctgaaaaacaaaaacatattacaaggagaagagttggttcaaccCTTCTCTCTGAGACTCTAATATATAGATAACATCTTCTGTGTGAGTATGTGTTTGTTTTACAGAAATGAAATTTGCACTCAAGTGGTACCTTAGTTACAATGTGAGCTATTACCATACAAGAAAAAGATCACTCAGTTCTTTACATATAAACAGGGCATTAGATTCCTCTTATGAACAGggaaaagaacctcttgtggcacagagtggtaaggcagcagacatgcagtctgaagctctgtccatgaggctgggagttcagtcccagcagccggctcaaggttgactcagccttccatccttctgaggttggtaaaatgagtacccatcttgcagtaaacggtaatgactggggaaggcattggaaaaccaccccgtattgagtctgccatgaaaacgctagagggtatcacaccaagggtcagacatgacctggcgcttgcacaggggatatctttacctttttatgaacaGGGAATGATAATTTACTATGTTGTTAGGTTTTCATAGAGAGATATTTATGCTGCACTAAATTAATATTAAACAGAAATATCAGTTGAAATCTGCAGCTTTTAGGATTAGGTCTTTAGATGCTTCTCAAACCTGACATTTAATATTGTGGTCTTCTAAAAAGCCAGAAAAGGGGATAATGCAAATACTTTATGTTTCAAAGATGAAAACAATGATGGAGCCCAACTGAAGATCTCTTTCATGGTGTCCAAAGAGTCATGTGGAATCGTAGACATAATGCTGGGATAAGTGACTAAATAAACCCTATATTCTTTCAGTttatggaatcttccctctattCCCATCAGTTCTGTTTCTGaggattatttctttaaaaatggcaTGTTCTTGATGAAGTTTGTCACATCATTTACAGCTTGCTGGGTTCTGCAAGTAGCAGAATAAACAACATGGACCAAGCATTTAAGCAAATAAATTTTAGAAAGGACCGTGTAAAATAAGTTCACACACATTAGAGTAACCAAATATGTATATTCAACAGTACAATGTTTATGGTATTACACTACATCTGTTACAACAGACAGTAACTCCCCTGAATCAACTTAaagagaagaggagaggacatgcagtaatgggaaTCCAAGGATTCAAACCATCCTCTTCCTCATTTTTCTTGTAATTTACATTACAACCTGGCTGGGCAATCTGACAATCATTACTATTGTAATATTCATACTGCATTTCCACACACCCATGTACTTCCTTTTGGCAAACCTGGCTGTCATTGACATCAGTGACTCCACAGTAACTGCAATCAAAATGTTACGGGATCTCAGCTCCCATACAAATACCATCTCCTACAACTGGTGCATCGCCCaaatttttttaatccattttacTGGAGGAGCTGTGGTCTTTCTCCTGGCAGTAATGGCTGTTGATAGATACATAGCAATCTACAAACCATTGCAGTATTTGCTTATTATGCATCAAGGAACTTGTATAGGTTTGGTGGCAGGTGCTTGGTTGGGTGGCTTTGCCCACTCCATTGTACAGGTGGCATTAATACTTCAACTGCCCTTCTGTGGACCCAACCTGTTGGACAATTTCTACTGTGATGTCCCGCAGCTCATCAAACTGGCTTGCACAGATACATACATCACAGAACTCCTGATGGTTTCAAACAGTGGATTTCTTCTCACTTTAGTCTTCATTGCCTTGCTTGTATCGTACAGTGTCATCTTGATAAAGATCAGAAAACATGTCACAGAAGGGAAGCACAAAGCCCTGTCTACATGCGCTGCACAAATCATAGTGATGAGCTTAAAGTTTGTTCCAGGCATGTACGTTTATGACCGTCCTTTCCGGGTATTTCCAGGagacaaaatagttgccatgtgctATACTCTTATCACTCCAATGTTAAATCCCATGATCTTTACTCTGAGAAACAGAGAAATGAAGGATACCATTAAAAAGCTCATTCGAAAAATGATGT
The Paroedura picta isolate Pp20150507F chromosome 16, Ppicta_v3.0, whole genome shotgun sequence genome window above contains:
- the LOC143825309 gene encoding olfactory receptor 4D1-like; its protein translation is MKEEERTCSNGNPRIQTILFLIFLVIYITTWLGNLTIITIVIFILHFHTPMYFLLANLAVIDISDSTVTAIKMLRDLSSHTNTISYNWCIAQIFLIHFTGGAVVFLLAVMAVDRYIAIYKPLQYLLIMHQGTCIGLVAGAWLGGFAHSIVQVALILQLPFCGPNLLDNFYCDVPQLIKLACTDTYITELLMVSNSGFLLTLVFIALLVSYSVILIKIRKHVTEGKHKALSTCAAQIIVMSLKFVPGMYVYDRPFRVFPGDKIVAMCYTLITPMLNPMIFTLRNREMKDTIKKLIRKMMSFAIKESK